Proteins encoded by one window of Passer domesticus isolate bPasDom1 chromosome 10, bPasDom1.hap1, whole genome shotgun sequence:
- the KMO gene encoding kynurenine 3-monooxygenase isoform X1: protein MEPCDPRGKRVAIVGGGLVGALNACFFARRGFHVDVYEAREDIRVASFARGRSINLALSHRGRQALRAVGMEEQIVAKGIPMWARRIHTPSGKKYSIPYGKKDQYILSVDRANLNKELLTAAEKYSNTKLFFGHKLLGCNAELGTLSIKRSDQQTLEVTYDLIVGCDGAFSTVRKQFMRQTRFNYSHEYIPHGYMELTIPPKDGDFAMEPNYLHIWPRNTFMMIALPNMDKSFTCTLFMPFEEFEKLTTGEQVLGFFQTYFPDAIPLIGEQELKHDYFLLPAQAMISVKCSSYNLSSRCVLMGDAAHAVVPFYGQGMNAGFEDCLVFDELMDQFHNDLAACLPEFSRLRVPDDHAISDLAMYNYVEMREHVNSTWFIFRKRVDNFLHALMPSTIVPLYTMVTFTRIRYHEALQRWKWQTKVINRGLFVVGAAGLGGTYLLIKRLARNLNFCLEDLWGWPHYLKNIGTLPLGTRVD, encoded by the exons ATGGAGCCCTGCGACCCGCGAGGGAAAAGAGTTGCTATTGTCGGTGGTGGTCTG GTGGGTGCATTAAATGCCTGTTTCTTTGCTAGACGAGGTTTCCATGTTGACGTTTACGAAGCCAGAGAAG ATATCCGAGTGGCCAGCTTTGCCCGTGGCAGGAGCATCAACCTGGCCCTGTCTCACCGGGGACGCCAAGCCCTGCGAGCTGTGGGCATGGAGGAGCAG ATTGTGGCCAAGGGCATTCCCATGTGGGCAAGGAGGATACACACACcttcagggaaaaaatactCCATCCCTTATGGGAAGAAGGACCAG TACATTCTCTCTGTGGACAGAGCAAACTTAAACAAAGAGCTGCTGACAG ctgcTGAGAAGTACTCCAACACTAAGCTGTTCTTTGGACACAAGCTCCTCGGGTGCaatgcagagctggggacaTTATCCATAAAAAG ATCTGACCAGCAGACCTTGGAAGTGACCTACGATCTCATCGTGGGGTGTGACGGAGCCTTCTCAACAGTCAGGAAGCAGTTCATGAGGCAAACACGCTTCAACTACAGCCACGAGTACATTCCTCATGGCTACATGGAGCTGACCATCCCTCCCAAGGATGGAGAT tttgccATGGAACCAAACTACCTCCACATCTGGCCGAGGAACACCTTCATGATGATTGCACTGCCCAACATG GACAAGTCCTTCACCTGCACGCTCTTCATGCCCTTTGAGGAGTTTGAGAAGCTCACAACAGGCGAGCAAGTGCTGGGGTTTTTCCAGACCTACTTCCCAGATGCCATTCCCCTCATCGGAGA GCAAGAGCTGAAGCACGATTACTTtttgctgccagcccaggccaTGATCTCTGTGAAGTGCTCTTCCTACAACCTCTCCTCGCGGTGCGTGCTGATGGGAGATGCTGCTCATGCTGTTGTGCCCTTCTACGGACAGGGCATGAATGCA GGCTTTGAAGATTGTCTGGTCTTTGACGAATTAATGGACCAGTTCCACAATGACCTTG CTGCCTGCCTCCCTgagttctccaggctgagggtGCCAGATGACCACGCCATCTCGGATTTAGCCATGTACAATTATGTAGAG ATGCGTGAGCACGTCAATTCAACGTGGTTCATCTTCCGCAAGCGCGTAGACAACTTCCTCCACGCCCTCATGCCTTCCACCATTGTCCCACTGTACACCATG GTGACCTTCACCAGAATTCGCTACCATGAGGCCCTTCAACGCTGGAAATGGCAGACAAAG GTAATTAATCGAGGGCTCTTCGTAGTGGGGGCAGCAGGACTGGGGGGCACCTACCTGCTGATAAAGCGCCTGGCACGGAACCTGAACTTCTGCTTGGAAGACCTGTGGGGCTGGCCCCATTATCTGAAGAATATTGGAACTCTTCCCCTTGGCACACGAGTGGATTAA
- the C10H21orf58 gene encoding uncharacterized protein C21orf58 homolog isoform X3, protein MGLSLPAARNRPQDMLQSALRQRKDLLQELREQHLLEELSQPPAPDGGHCHDHRAALPQIYQIPFPASPVEPPRIIQQTVPAQPATIIQQLPQPSPVITQIPPAQPLAAPRSGSIKEDMVEMMLMQNAQMHQIMMQNMMLKALPPALLTQLGGASAAPLQHTQQDLQLAAPLAVKAERPKAPVVHHHHHYPPTGVLPLPPRSFLPTEQPWSSSPAQPMWPTY, encoded by the exons ATGGGATTGTCTCTCCCAGCTGCAA GGAACAGACCTCAGGACATGCTCCAAAGTGCCCTGAGGCAAAGGAAAGATCTGCTGCAGGAGCTTAGG GAACAGCACCTTCTGGAAGAGCTTTCACAGCCACCTGCACCAGACGGGGGACACTGCCATGACCACAGAGCTGCCCTCCCACAAATCTACCAGATCCCTTTTCCAGCTTCCCCAGTGGAGCCACCAAGGATTATCCAGCAGACA gTGCCAGCTCAGCCTGCCACCATCatccagcagctgcctcagccctcGCCCGTGATCACACAGattcccccagcccagcccttggctgcCCCCCGCTCTGGGAGCATTAAGGAAG atATGGTGGAGATGATGCTGATGCAGAACGCTCAGATGCACCAGATCATGATGCAGAACATGATGCTGAAggctctgccaccagccctgctcacccAGCTTGGGGGAGCCAGCGCTGCCCCGCTCCAGCACACGCAGCAG GACCTGCAGCTCGCTGCTCCCCTGGCCGTGAAGGCAGAGAGGCCCAAGGCACCCGTGGTGCACCACCACCACCATTACCCTCCCACGGGGGTGCTCCCACTGCCCCCCAGGAGCTTCCTGCCCacggagcagccctggagcagcagccctgcccagcctat GTGGCCCACATACTGA
- the C10H21orf58 gene encoding uncharacterized protein C21orf58 homolog isoform X2: protein MADSSVVDHLTRLKLKLLEKRLENEQENLEKMGLSLPAARNRPQDMLQSALRQRKDLLQELREQHLLEELSQPPAPDGGHCHDHRAALPQIYQIPFPASPVEPPRIIQQTVPAQPATIIQQLPQPSPVITQIPPAQPLAAPRSGSIKEGPAARCSPGREGREAQGTRGAPPPPLPSHGGAPTAPQELPAHGAALEQQPCPAYVAHILTVQDPLQVDHSLSKTNKILLFFLSH from the exons ATGGCAGATTCTTCAGTGGTGGATCACCTGACACGACTGAAACTCAAACTCCTGGAAAAG AGACTAGAAAATGAACAGGAGAACTTAGAGAAGATGGGATTGTCTCTCCCAGCTGCAA GGAACAGACCTCAGGACATGCTCCAAAGTGCCCTGAGGCAAAGGAAAGATCTGCTGCAGGAGCTTAGG GAACAGCACCTTCTGGAAGAGCTTTCACAGCCACCTGCACCAGACGGGGGACACTGCCATGACCACAGAGCTGCCCTCCCACAAATCTACCAGATCCCTTTTCCAGCTTCCCCAGTGGAGCCACCAAGGATTATCCAGCAGACA gTGCCAGCTCAGCCTGCCACCATCatccagcagctgcctcagccctcGCCCGTGATCACACAGattcccccagcccagcccttggctgcCCCCCGCTCTGGGAGCATTAAGGAAG GACCTGCAGCTCGCTGCTCCCCTGGCCGTGAAGGCAGAGAGGCCCAAGGCACCCGTGGTGCACCACCACCACCATTACCCTCCCACGGGGGTGCTCCCACTGCCCCCCAGGAGCTTCCTGCCCacggagcagccctggagcagcagccctgcccagcctat GTGGCCCACATACTGACAGTACAGGACCCTCTGCAAGTGGATCATAGCCTTTCTAAAACCAATAAAATCCTGCTGTtcttcctcagtcattga
- the C10H21orf58 gene encoding uncharacterized protein C21orf58 homolog isoform X4 produces the protein METLPLPGNRPQDMLQSALRQRKDLLQELREQHLLEELSQPPAPDGGHCHDHRAALPQIYQIPFPASPVEPPRIIQQTVPAQPATIIQQLPQPSPVITQIPPAQPLAAPRSGSIKEDMVEMMLMQNAQMHQIMMQNMMLKALPPALLTQLGGASAAPLQHTQQDLQLAAPLAVKAERPKAPVVHHHHHYPPTGVLPLPPRSFLPTEQPWSSSPAQPMWPTY, from the exons ATGGAGACTCTTCCTCTTCCAGGGAACAGACCTCAGGACATGCTCCAAAGTGCCCTGAGGCAAAGGAAAGATCTGCTGCAGGAGCTTAGG GAACAGCACCTTCTGGAAGAGCTTTCACAGCCACCTGCACCAGACGGGGGACACTGCCATGACCACAGAGCTGCCCTCCCACAAATCTACCAGATCCCTTTTCCAGCTTCCCCAGTGGAGCCACCAAGGATTATCCAGCAGACA gTGCCAGCTCAGCCTGCCACCATCatccagcagctgcctcagccctcGCCCGTGATCACACAGattcccccagcccagcccttggctgcCCCCCGCTCTGGGAGCATTAAGGAAG atATGGTGGAGATGATGCTGATGCAGAACGCTCAGATGCACCAGATCATGATGCAGAACATGATGCTGAAggctctgccaccagccctgctcacccAGCTTGGGGGAGCCAGCGCTGCCCCGCTCCAGCACACGCAGCAG GACCTGCAGCTCGCTGCTCCCCTGGCCGTGAAGGCAGAGAGGCCCAAGGCACCCGTGGTGCACCACCACCACCATTACCCTCCCACGGGGGTGCTCCCACTGCCCCCCAGGAGCTTCCTGCCCacggagcagccctggagcagcagccctgcccagcctat GTGGCCCACATACTGA
- the C10H21orf58 gene encoding uncharacterized protein C21orf58 homolog isoform X1, which produces MADSSVVDHLTRLKLKLLEKRLENEQENLEKMGLSLPAARNRPQDMLQSALRQRKDLLQELREQHLLEELSQPPAPDGGHCHDHRAALPQIYQIPFPASPVEPPRIIQQTVPAQPATIIQQLPQPSPVITQIPPAQPLAAPRSGSIKEDMVEMMLMQNAQMHQIMMQNMMLKALPPALLTQLGGASAAPLQHTQQDLQLAAPLAVKAERPKAPVVHHHHHYPPTGVLPLPPRSFLPTEQPWSSSPAQPMWPTY; this is translated from the exons ATGGCAGATTCTTCAGTGGTGGATCACCTGACACGACTGAAACTCAAACTCCTGGAAAAG AGACTAGAAAATGAACAGGAGAACTTAGAGAAGATGGGATTGTCTCTCCCAGCTGCAA GGAACAGACCTCAGGACATGCTCCAAAGTGCCCTGAGGCAAAGGAAAGATCTGCTGCAGGAGCTTAGG GAACAGCACCTTCTGGAAGAGCTTTCACAGCCACCTGCACCAGACGGGGGACACTGCCATGACCACAGAGCTGCCCTCCCACAAATCTACCAGATCCCTTTTCCAGCTTCCCCAGTGGAGCCACCAAGGATTATCCAGCAGACA gTGCCAGCTCAGCCTGCCACCATCatccagcagctgcctcagccctcGCCCGTGATCACACAGattcccccagcccagcccttggctgcCCCCCGCTCTGGGAGCATTAAGGAAG atATGGTGGAGATGATGCTGATGCAGAACGCTCAGATGCACCAGATCATGATGCAGAACATGATGCTGAAggctctgccaccagccctgctcacccAGCTTGGGGGAGCCAGCGCTGCCCCGCTCCAGCACACGCAGCAG GACCTGCAGCTCGCTGCTCCCCTGGCCGTGAAGGCAGAGAGGCCCAAGGCACCCGTGGTGCACCACCACCACCATTACCCTCCCACGGGGGTGCTCCCACTGCCCCCCAGGAGCTTCCTGCCCacggagcagccctggagcagcagccctgcccagcctat GTGGCCCACATACTGA
- the KMO gene encoding kynurenine 3-monooxygenase isoform X2: MPVSLLDEVSMLTFTKPEKIVAKGIPMWARRIHTPSGKKYSIPYGKKDQYILSVDRANLNKELLTAAEKYSNTKLFFGHKLLGCNAELGTLSIKRSDQQTLEVTYDLIVGCDGAFSTVRKQFMRQTRFNYSHEYIPHGYMELTIPPKDGDFAMEPNYLHIWPRNTFMMIALPNMDKSFTCTLFMPFEEFEKLTTGEQVLGFFQTYFPDAIPLIGEQELKHDYFLLPAQAMISVKCSSYNLSSRCVLMGDAAHAVVPFYGQGMNAGFEDCLVFDELMDQFHNDLAACLPEFSRLRVPDDHAISDLAMYNYVEMREHVNSTWFIFRKRVDNFLHALMPSTIVPLYTMVTFTRIRYHEALQRWKWQTKVINRGLFVVGAAGLGGTYLLIKRLARNLNFCLEDLWGWPHYLKNIGTLPLGTRVD; this comes from the exons ATGCCTGTTTCTTTGCTAGACGAGGTTTCCATGTTGACGTTTACGAAGCCAGAGAAG ATTGTGGCCAAGGGCATTCCCATGTGGGCAAGGAGGATACACACACcttcagggaaaaaatactCCATCCCTTATGGGAAGAAGGACCAG TACATTCTCTCTGTGGACAGAGCAAACTTAAACAAAGAGCTGCTGACAG ctgcTGAGAAGTACTCCAACACTAAGCTGTTCTTTGGACACAAGCTCCTCGGGTGCaatgcagagctggggacaTTATCCATAAAAAG ATCTGACCAGCAGACCTTGGAAGTGACCTACGATCTCATCGTGGGGTGTGACGGAGCCTTCTCAACAGTCAGGAAGCAGTTCATGAGGCAAACACGCTTCAACTACAGCCACGAGTACATTCCTCATGGCTACATGGAGCTGACCATCCCTCCCAAGGATGGAGAT tttgccATGGAACCAAACTACCTCCACATCTGGCCGAGGAACACCTTCATGATGATTGCACTGCCCAACATG GACAAGTCCTTCACCTGCACGCTCTTCATGCCCTTTGAGGAGTTTGAGAAGCTCACAACAGGCGAGCAAGTGCTGGGGTTTTTCCAGACCTACTTCCCAGATGCCATTCCCCTCATCGGAGA GCAAGAGCTGAAGCACGATTACTTtttgctgccagcccaggccaTGATCTCTGTGAAGTGCTCTTCCTACAACCTCTCCTCGCGGTGCGTGCTGATGGGAGATGCTGCTCATGCTGTTGTGCCCTTCTACGGACAGGGCATGAATGCA GGCTTTGAAGATTGTCTGGTCTTTGACGAATTAATGGACCAGTTCCACAATGACCTTG CTGCCTGCCTCCCTgagttctccaggctgagggtGCCAGATGACCACGCCATCTCGGATTTAGCCATGTACAATTATGTAGAG ATGCGTGAGCACGTCAATTCAACGTGGTTCATCTTCCGCAAGCGCGTAGACAACTTCCTCCACGCCCTCATGCCTTCCACCATTGTCCCACTGTACACCATG GTGACCTTCACCAGAATTCGCTACCATGAGGCCCTTCAACGCTGGAAATGGCAGACAAAG GTAATTAATCGAGGGCTCTTCGTAGTGGGGGCAGCAGGACTGGGGGGCACCTACCTGCTGATAAAGCGCCTGGCACGGAACCTGAACTTCTGCTTGGAAGACCTGTGGGGCTGGCCCCATTATCTGAAGAATATTGGAACTCTTCCCCTTGGCACACGAGTGGATTAA